In Balaenoptera acutorostrata chromosome 3, mBalAcu1.1, whole genome shotgun sequence, the genomic stretch GTATGTCTGCATTTTCTGTCTATCCTACCATTGCATATATAGGCAAGACCAGGGATTTTTCTCACTGAATGCCTCTCAATTTTTCCTCTTCAGCCAGGAAAACCAGTCATAGTAGAGCATCAGGAAAACTAAGTCAATTTTGTATGTCATTtggaatatctaaaatatacttgTTCTCCTGTGTGCTCTCTAAATAACGTAATCTTGTTTGCCCCAATTTCAGACATTCAGGTACCaactaattttttcttaaatttattttaaatggaaactttATATCATTTCCATAAATGGAGAATAGATGCAGTTATCATCTGCCATAAATAGaaggaatctataaaaatgcAGTGAAAGAACAATGTTATAAATTCTAGCTAAACATTCTTACTGTTAAAAACCCATTAGCTTTCTTCAGAAGGGAGATTTTGTTATCCAGAGGTGTAAAAGATCTGTTAGCACCAAActgaaactttgtttttattttaatcgGGATTTAAAGATAAATCCCCTTGATTAAAGATAAATTCTTTTTGGTACTATTTGTGTAATGTGCCTATACCATACTTTTGGAAAACTGCTCTGTATCCATTAAAGAAGTCAGTcaaacatttcattttgtttgcagTTAACAAGATATCCATAACTAGGTATAATGCTGTAGCATGTCTCATAGTATATGCTTTTCCATTCCCTCCTATAATAAGTGATCCttattatgtgtatttttctcACCAGGATATTTTGCTCATCAACCTCATTATAGAACATATGATTTGTGATACAGACCCTGAACTTGGAGGAGCAGTCCAGCTTATGGGCCTCCTTCGAACATTAGTTGACCCAGAAAACATGTTAGCTACTGCCAATGTAAGCCACgggcatttttctctttttcatactAGTATAATTTTTATTGCTGGTAGGAACCAATGCAGTTAAAGTTCATGGAAGTGTTTTCGATTccttagaaaacagaaaagactgAATTTCTGGGTTTCTTCTACAAGCACTGTATGCATGTCCTTACTGCTCCCTTACTGGCAAATACAACAGAAGACAAACCTAGCAAAGGTAAGATTATACAGGTTGGTAGTTAAGTTCTTTGTTCTTGAATTCTGAAACTCAAAAAGTTGGTGTTAACCTAGAGGTCTactaatatattttcaaaagagGTAATTTCAAggtaaagtttcttttaaaagtgcTATAATCAGAGGTAATAGAACTGTGAAAGAAGATACTAGAGATAATTTTTtgctttcagaattttaaaacaattttttttattaaagcaatATTTGTATTTAGTTTGCATTTACATGTATGAAACAAATAGAAGAAAGAAGCTATTAGAAGATTCATTTTATTTGTACTCCAAGTGTGTAGCTACAGAGCAGAGCTTGTGCTTAGTATTAAGCAGTTTTTCTTTGCATTGAGGATTATTCCACGGTAGGattatttatttctgcattttattcctttagctttgtgtgtgtgtgtttgatttagaaaatagtttttgggtcttcattgggaAATTCCTTATTGAAGCTTTGAGAATAAGTAAGTTATTTTGTCATATGAATTATCAATATAGTATATTTAACTTATGACAccacttagaaaaaaaatgttaaatttaccTTTTTCAATGACTCTAGAATCAAGTCTTGGAAATGTGATACTAATTTTTCCTGTCTACTTTATTCATAGTAGGTAAAAGCTTGAGGCTTCTTTCCAAACCCACATATtcaattcatcaaacatttattgagaacccaCTGTGTGGAAGGCACTGTgctatatatataatctttaggGGTTAAATGGGGGAAATAAAAACAGTGAGTAAAACGGTTTTGGAGGCTTACTGCCTGGTGAGGAAGATAAGCCAGTAATTATAATTCAGCATGGACTCATGTGTAGTAAAAGGAGGCACAAAGCACATGAATCAAAGGAGCAGAGAGAGTAGTTCCATCAAAGCCAGATGATGTGTGGTAGGAGGACCTCCTGTGATACCTGTATATCCGTTGAGGGACATAAGACATGGTACAGCATTCCTGCCCTTTGGAATAAAACAGATCTAATAGATTTGTATCCCAGTTTGCCTTACTAATAACATTTCACACCTGGGTCTTGTGACACTAATTCTTCACAGagttatttaaattaaatgtgaaaaaatggaaagcacagttcttggcacatggtaggcattcaataaatgttagttcccttTTCCTTAACTTTAACATATTTGGGTTAATAGAAGGAATTTTACTTGATTGGAATTCGGATTCTTACATTTGGGGAGGAAAAGAATATAAGCCATTAAATataattgtgtttgttttgttttgtttagatgaTTTTCAGACTGCCCAGTTGTTGGCACTTGTATTggaattgttaacattttgtgtGGAGCACCATACCTACCACATAAAGAACTACATTATTAATAAGGACATTCTCCGGAGAGTGTTAGTTCTTATGGCCTCGAAGCATGCTTTCTTGGCATTATGTAAGTGTTGCTTCTGGTAGAATTACTTACTGTCtgtatattattattgttatctttCGGTCTTATTGCCTGAGAAGAAAAGATCACTGCTTTCAGGAGACCAAGGTTCTAATACTAAACTACACTGATAAGTACTTTTGCCACATTTTGAGCAGGTGATTTTCCTGACTCTTCTTTCTCAATATACAGTAAAGGGGTTAGAGTGTACCtacaaaatgtattaaagtattattaaaatggcaccttaaatcattttatttaccgtatttatttatttttgactttatATATATAGCATGACAATCACAAATTAGACATTCTTGTGAGACTAGAGTCTCACACTGAGTCATGAAGAATACATTCGTAATTTGGAAAACATAGCTAATAGCACCGAGtttccaaaatacattttttctaagTTACAGAATGCCTAGCACAAATGCCTGCAGATGGTCCATTCAttcaattccacaaatatttttcccccagctttactgagacaTATTTGACATATTACATTGTGTGTACCTCAGATATTTTAGAGAAGGGGTGACAAACCACAGCTTTGGCCAAATCCAGTCCATGGTCTGTTTTTGCACAACCTGCAAAGTGAAAAATAGTTTCTATGTTTTTAAAGCATTGTtcaaaaaaaaagctacagagaccatatgtggcccacaaagcctttATGGGAAAGGTTTGTCACCTCTCTTAGAGCAACAGATAGTCTTTTAACAAGGCTGTTCTTAGTTATACATGTTTTTCAAAAGTTGACTTTCACTGTATTCTTAAGACCCTAGTTTACAGAAGTAAAACATGTTTCTGAATTAGAAATAGGTTAACCCAGAATATTCTTCATCATGTAGCAGTCAGCCTTCTTTGGTAAGTTGGCACACCAATTTTAGAGTACCCTAGGGGCTCAATAAGAGATGTCTGTTGGTAACTAACTCTTTTTGGCCTTTTGGTTTTTATGGGtaggtttggttttgttgttgtataAAGGCATCATAATTAGAGGCCTGAACATATACATCCatttttgctgtctttttttacttcattttaaattgttttgcttgggaattccctggcagtccccagtcagtggttaggactctgcactttcactgccgagggcctgggttcattcattacctggtcggggaactgagatcccacaagctgtgcagcgcagccaaaaaaaatgttttgcttaattgacttttaaaatatccttaaaTTATGAAAACATTGTTTATAAGGATATTTCTGACATTGATTTATTCTATcaacattttatctttaaaatggtttTCAAAATAGAAAGTCTAATGCATTTTTCTTAGAAGGAAACCTATTAGGGTGACAGTTGTTATGTTGAATTAGTTTTTCAGTCTGGTGTACACACTGCAGTATGAACTGAGAATACATGTGGTCAGATGTTTTTCAGCCAAAAGGAATAGTGCATATAAAGGGCTCTTAAACTCATATTCATTTTCCTTATAAACCTATCATAGCAAAAGTGAGAGTCCCAAAGCAAGTTGAGAGGAAGTTAATAATGAACACTTCTTTGTTCTTTCATGTCAGCATAGAAGGTTTTGTTTGAGTGTGGGAAAGGGAGTTTGAGCAGATGGGACAGAATGGGAAaacttaataaattaataaattaatcagttttatttcaataaatttaacaCCCACTACCATGTTTTATTGATTCTAAGATATGCATTTATCATCTCTCAAATCAAGGTGAGTCTTAAAACTAATGGCATGTCATTATGATTGgcagctttttttctttgttttgtcttcttagTAGTAGAAAGGAAGGTTTTTGCTATCAGTGGCATCTTACATTTGATGACGTATGATGCATACCTAGTATTAGGAAAAAGATGATTAAGACCTGAAGTCACTTGTCAAGTGGCTCAGAGTTCATTAGGAGGAGATAGTCTGTAAATACCAAAACAACATCAAAAGCACTATATCGAGGTGTGTTTGGATGTATAGTGGAAATGATTTATTCTCCCTGAATGAGGCAGATCAGGAAAATCTTGCAAAAAGAAGTAAAGTAAGTTGTGTCTTGATCATGGGAGAGTGTGAAATTCTTGGTTGAATACACAATTCAGATGAACAAATGTGAAAGTGTGGTGTGTTAGATGTTTGGTATAGGGAGAACACATGAGTCTAGTGGGAGAGTGGCAGAAAAGGGAAAGGCCTTTTCTTTAGTCcttcatctcattttgcttactgTATTGCAAAGACAATGTCTCACAGTTCAGTGAGAACTATGAAGAGAATCATGACAAATTAATGAGTTTATATTGTAGGAAATTAAGCATGCTAGCAAAAATCTTAgttatgttttattattgttaatattttccaAACTAAGTTAGGTTATCATTAATTAAACCTTACTCTTTCTCAAATGATTCTCAGTGTGGCTTTCTTCCCAGGATTAAGAGAATGAGTAGCTTCTGAAAGATGCCAGTCATTAGGAATGCACTCTTTAGGACTGGCTATATACAGTAGGAGTTTTTATCAAGGATTCTAAAAGAACTAAGCATAAATTTGCGGAGATTTAATATCTATTCAGTCTTAGAAAAgagtacattaaaatattaagtatagtttttttttttaagggagattTTATAAGTAAATTTAGATGTCCACTTGTAAAGACAAAAGATTGGTTAAATATACACAGTTTGGGGACTTTGAATTTTTTATATCTGCTGCTTCTTAATTATTATACTTGTATCATATTTAAAGACAATGTAATCAAGTCTGTGAGTGAGAACAGCAATCCTATTTAGTCTTTATAGGTtagatatgtatgtgtatatacatacagacacacacacacacagttttattGTCTTGGCCTTTACCAGATTCTTGGATCTTAAATTGTAGCTTTTTAGCTCATACCTATATGTTGTctggctgttttttaaaatatggaaatctATAAGAAGaatgaagtaaagaaaaattttgtGGTAGATGCTTTTATTCAGCTATCATTAGTTACATATGCGGCAAAAAgtttcagacttacagaaaatgTCATGTTGTGTAAGGTAAAgatttagtatttgttttagaGATGAGTGAAACTAAGCGTAAGAGATTCCTGGCATGTTAATAAAGGTTAGAGATGTGAGTGGAAGCAGAGTGCACTTTTACACTGAAAATCCTACATTTGTGCTAACTTGACCTATCGCAAAAGCTTTCTCTAATCTCCTTCGAGCAACTTGACTTCATTAGAACTCACTGGTAAATTTTTGAAAGTAACTTTATTCAACAGCAAGAATAGTGGTTGGATATTTTTCATGCAAATTTCTTTTTGGGGAGAGGTTTGGGTGGAAATGACACGAttcttgatataaataaatgagggcAAATGAAGAGCAAAACAAAGCCCATTAGAATTACCTTCTATCTACCTTAGCAGTTTCTGAACAAAACTGCTCTTGAGGAGATGGCGGTGGTGCCAGCTGCATACTCTGGTCTTAGTGAGTTCTAGGAGggggttttcttttcacttaccCGGGAACTGCATGCAGACCACAGGGTTCAATTAGTGTGTGTTATGGTAGGACACAAGTCTTCACAAAGCCTGCAAAGTTGgagtaacaatttttaaaataacagcacTTGCCTTAATTACTAAAAGCTTAAAATTTGGCCTATTAGCATGAGCTCTAAAGTATTGATTTTTATTCTAACAAGTGGAACTGCCTAAGTTCCTTTAtcaagtaacattaaaaaaaaaaaaggctctcaaATCATTGTTTTGGGAAAATAAACCCTTGTTAGGCTTTGACTTATCACAAAGAAAGATGATGCTTATTGTTTAAAATGTCTTATTTCACCATGCTTATGTATTTGAAAATACtcagtagtttaaaaaataaaatgcaattacTCTTCTATAAACTATTTTGAACTCCCTGCCCAGAGTGTCTCTTTAGTAAGAGACACTGTTAAATAAGTTGGATTGTTAAGGCAGTTTATAATCAACTGTACCTAATTGGGCATTCACTTGTGGACCTCTTTTCTGCCAACTAAAGAAAAATTGAGCTGCTTTACTCCTCTGCCTTCCTACCCAGAAACCGTGTCAGCATGGTTGCCTGGCTACCTGCTCATGAAGGACTTGATTAATAACAAATTGGCAATTTAACGAGCCACTTCCATGATCTCCAAAGAAACCAAAATACAAACACAATATTTAATCTTGCCAACCGAAGACGATGTGACTGCATGAAGTGAGTATGCTTTTTTGAACTGTTTACAATAACTGGGGCATTAACTTACTGATAATTCCATTAGGTAAAGAGGGCTTTGTTGAAGTCTAGCTGTCTGAGTATATTTGGATCTTGACGAATGGTGACTTAAGTAACTCCCCATACCTCAAGATGTAAATATACCTTTTAATCTGTAAGTTAAAGCCTAATTAATTGTAAAAAGgaaaactagggaaaaaaaataaaaagcatactcGCTGCAGTAAGCATAGaggaccacattttaaaaacatcctcTAAATTGATTCCTAAACTCTGGGAAGGCAAACTTTGGGTCATGCAGATTTCTGTGGGTTTATGGCACTTCTACAAACCCATCCAAAAACAAATCAATGTAAACACCATTAACCCTGATACAAAATAATAAGAGTGTCCAAAAATAAGGAAGATCAAATTATAGAGTGGATTGCCCtaataaaacaatgttttttctattgttttgaaGGTATTTACAAAAGGATATATTTGGAATTTTCTCATCTTAAGTAGTATGATaggttaattcatttattagcccTATCTTAGCTCTAATTTCAGATGTAAAGTACATTTTGGTAATCAGTAACTTATTTCCAGAATTCTTCTGGCTCTCTAAGACTTGTGTTCTATGATGACATACACTGCTTTTAGAATACATTTTTCTGATAACCTTTTTGTAATCCTTATCTTTAGGTTCATACTTCTGGAAGCAGTAACTTATAACCTGCATGAAGAACTATGTTTATTTAACAGGTTTTTttgtaattctaaaatttgaagATATGGTATGTAATTTGAACAACAATGCCTCTGTGTTTCAGGTGCTCTTCGTTTTAAGAGAAAGATTATTGGATTAAAAGATGAGTTTTACAACCGCTacataatgaaaagttttttGTTTGAACCAGTAGTCAAAGCATTTCTCAACAATGGATCCCGCTACAATCTGATGAACTCTGCCATAATAGAAATGTTTGAATTTATTAGAGTGGTAGGTTCTATACTTTTTCGTtagaattttggttttgtttgagaAAATCAAATATGCATTGTTGGTAttttggtttatttgagattattaTATTTGGAGagaatttttgaaagaaaaccaGTGTTACCAAAAGCTTATGAGATTCAATTTGAACTAACAACAAAATAATCTCTCTCAGCAGCTAGTTTCAAACTATCTCAGGATAGTTTGAAAACTGATTTAACACTGTCACGGTAGTTgttttaagaaagtaaaattatagTTGACATAAGTATTTggatgtgttttttgtttgttttgtttttaactttgaggttttttgaatttttcttgaCATTCCTCCATATGTCTCTAAAGAGCAAACTTCATTCTTTAATGATATAGTAGGCTAGTAGTTCTCAAACATTGGTGTGTCTCAGAATTATCTGtggcatgctttttaaaaatttcggtaaaataaacataacaaaatttgcccttttaaccattttttaaagtgtacagttcactggcGTTAAGtgtcacattgttgtgcaatcatcactgcCATCCATCTCTAGCACTTTTCTGTAGTGTGATCTTAAATATATATGCCTAGGCACCACCCCAGACTTAGTGAATGAGAATCATCTAGGGTAGGACCTGAGCATTTACTTTGGAAAGAGCCATGGATAATTCTGAGGTACACCAAAAGTCGGGGGCTATTGAAGTAGCCAGTATTTGTTATGCCCATTTGCATTTGTTTGTCCCTAAGACTGGataataattttatgaaattaaacCATTTTGGGTGGGTTTATGAGTTCACTACAATTAAGCCTCATATTTTGCTAATTTTTCctatcattttttattataattcttttttataggAAGATATAAAATCATTAACTGCTCATGTAATTGAAAATTACTGGAAAGCACTGGAAGATGTAGATTATGTACAAACATTTAAAGGACTGAAACTGAGATTTGAACAACAAAGAGAAAGGCAAGATAATCCCAAACTTGACAGGTAGATTACCACATATTTGAACCTATTCATTCAGTGACAAGTTTATGATGGTAGctcttttttgcttgtttattattTAGCTTGGCAGCAGAGGGGAAAATAAACAGATGGAGGTTGTAGTTTTCTCTAATGGTCAATGTAAATGTTTTCCTGACGGTGTTAGGTGGGTATCAGTATGATCTGTAGACTTTTCTCAGGCATATATCAAGTTAgataatgcaaaagaaaaaaagcaaaacactgaTATGGCAATAAGGCTACTTTTGTGTCCAAAGTAAAATCAGAATATTATTGTATTTGCTTTGCTTTAAGGTTACAGATTATTTTAATGCAAtcgtgtacattttttttaaatacctgagTTCACATACTTgtggtatattttaaaatctgtaaattAAGACTTAATTCCTAGTGTTAGCAAGTTTAATAACTGATCTGTAACAGTACAATTTTGATAATGGGAATTTTGATTGCACTAGTTAACACTAGATATGGTGGAGTGTAGTTTTTTGTTACATGCTAGGTAaaatctgtttggtttttttttccccacctttgTGTGTATAAatctgtattattccatttatctatTAAGACTGTAATTTGGGATAATATTTGAAGACGAAAGTCTTTATATGAGTCTATTAATTCTACTTTCTTCTCTTTACTCATAGTATGCGTTCCATTTTGAGGAATCATAGATATCGAAGAGACGCCAGAACACTAGAAGATGAAGAGGAGATGTGGTTCAACACAGATGAAGATGACATGGAAGATGGAGAAGCTGTCGTGTCTCCATCTGACAAAACTAAGAATGATGATGACATCATGGATCCAATAAGTAAATTCATGGAGAGGAAGAAATGTATGTGGAAAAGATGGGCAAGGAAAAATTGAAGGCTTTCTCACTCTGGGTTTATCCTTTCTTTCTTGACAGAGTGATTAGTATCTACTTTGTGTCACAACAGATATTAAAAGACTCTTGCTTTATAGAGTGTGAATTTAATAGCTCTGTTGGGAAGGTATAGACTAAATTTTCCTAATTTGTCTTGAGTGAGATATTTCAGGAAGGGTAGGAACACTGACTATAATACTGAAGGTCTCCTTCCTTCTCAGTAGTAAAGTCCTGTGGATAAGGATGCTTAGTATTTTGCTAAGCTTTGTTCATAAACTGAATTTCAGTGTCGCTCTCTGGCAAAGGAGTAAGCTAGTTAATTGTGTTTTTAGTGCCATCTCACTtggaggtttttaaaaagatgcgTATGGGTGACAATTATTGACAGTATTCTCATTTTTAGTAAAAGAAAGTGAGGAAAAGGAGGTGCTTCTGAAAACGAATCTTTCTGGTCGGCAGAGCCCAAGTTTCAAGCTTTCCCTCTCTAGTGGAACAAAGACTACCCTCTCCAGCCAGTCACCTGCAACAAATCTGCCTGGTTCTCCAGGCTCACCTGGATCCCCAGGATCTCCAGGCTCTCCTGGATCCATCCCTAAAAATACATCTCAGACGGCAGCTATTACTACCAAGGTATGTTTCTGACTCCCAGACCTACCTAATTGAAGCTTTCCCAACAATAAAATTGTTGTGACTAGTAGTCCCTTTGGTTACTGCCTTTTGGAACTGGTTTTGTGAACTAGAGAATAATTCTCCCACCAGCAGTTGAGAAATTTCTTAAAGTTTTTATGACCAATTCAGAAGtttgaatatattctttttttggttatttgcattttagaacCTTAAGTTCACATTTGTATGTGTCAAAACATttacagaaattttaaagttaaattattatttacttttatcagCTTTCCCAATTAATACCCAGATAAAGACTTCGTAGGAAGAAGATAATCTAAATATCTGGACACTCCTAACTTAATTTTGTCAAGCAAGgtttataaaaaagaattaactgtCTACTATCACTAACTTTCATTTAGGAAGGATCAAAATTTTACCACCAAAAATGTAGGAAAGACATAATCTCAGAAAAAACCAATTCTTTTGGCTGCCTTATGTTTCCCTGGACTAGCAGTTAACAGACTGGCATGTGGAATTCATTGATCTGCGTCAGGACTAAAGTGAGCTGCAGAGGCTTCCGGTGACGGAGCAGGGCTGAGAGGAAGCCTGGACTGTGTAATGAGGAAGGGACAGGGCAGAGTCACTTGCCTAGCCTTGATAGTCTGTCTACCCTCATTTCTAGTGGTCTGTttattttctgtggttttaattttgatgctgTTTAGACTctgttaaagaaaatttttttaatgcataaagtCTTAAAActtaagttttgaattttaaattcagtAATTAGTGTTTATCTCCTGGGTGTTTCGCAAGGATCATAAACTGCTTAAAATTTTATCATGGAAAACTTGGGAAATATGTAATGAACTTCAGCTGCATACAATCTCACCTCCCAGAAATAACCAGTTAGTATACTGGGGTGGGGGGTATATCCTTTACCCAGGCTTAAGAcatatgtatttgaaaatgtagtgttttcttaaaataatccttATTTCTGAACAGGGAGGCCTCGTGGGTCTGGTAGATTATCctgatgatgatgaggatgatgatgaggaCGAAGACAAGGAAGACACGCTCCCTTTgtcaaagaaagcaaagtttgaGTCATAATGGCAACTGCCTGTGATCAGTACCTGTTGAGAAAACTGGTTCTCTACCCCTCCCCACTACAAAATCTATAACAAAGCAGTGGTCTCTTGTGAATGACTGACACAGATCAGCTCGCACACTTGACTTCTGCTCATCAAGTGCCAATT encodes the following:
- the PPP4R3A gene encoding serine/threonine-protein phosphatase 4 regulatory subunit 3A isoform X2 → MTDTRRRVKVYTLNEDRQWDDRGTGHVSSGYVERLKGMSLLVRAESDGSLLLESKINPNTAYQKQQDTLIVWSEAENYDLALSFQEKAGCDEIWEKICQVQGKDPSVDITQDLVDESEEERFDDMSSPGLELPSCELSRLEEIAELVASSLPSPLRREKLALALENEGYIKKLLELFHVCEDLENIEGLHHLYEIIKGIFLLNRTALFEVMFSEECIMDVIGCLEYDPALSQPRKHREFLTKTAKFKEVIPISDPELKQKIHQTYRVQYIQDMVLPTPSVFEENMLSTLHSFIFFNKVEIVGMLQEDEKFLTDLFAQLTDEATDEEKRQELVNFLKEFCAFSQTLQPQNRDAFFKTLSNMGILPALEVILGMDDTQVRSAATDIFSYLVEYNPSMVREFVMQEAQQNDDDILLINLIIEHMICDTDPELGGAVQLMGLLRTLVDPENMLATANKTEKTEFLGFFYKHCMHVLTAPLLANTTEDKPSKDDFQTAQLLALVLELLTFCVEHHTYHIKNYIINKDILRRVLVLMASKHAFLALCALRFKRKIIGLKDEFYNRYIMKSFLFEPVVKAFLNNGSRYNLMNSAIIEMFEFIRVEDIKSLTAHVIENYWKALEDVDYVQTFKGLKLRFEQQRERQDNPKLDSMRSILRNHRYRRDARTLEDEEEMWFNTDEDDMEDGEAVVSPSDKTKNDDDIMDPISKFMERKKLKESEEKEVLLKTNLSGRQSPSFKLSLSSGTKTTLSSQSPATNLPGSPGSPGSPGSPGSPGSIPKNTSQTAAITTKGGLVGLVDYPDDDEDDDEDEDKEDTLPLSKKAKFES